In the genome of Opitutia bacterium KCR 482, one region contains:
- a CDS encoding sugar phosphate isomerase/epimerase: protein MKRVLIYMMAALLMFGCCPSKQGETKPQRKVGVAMFTFYKRNLDEVIPLLKDMGVDAIGLSSTALSAKFPKVKTGPEMNAEQKAYLKKLLADNGIKIASFGVRTPTEEAKIKEMCEFAKEFDIPLILTESVGSTIGLWDKYCQQYGLKMALHNHASDIVKRNSYFNPNITRAAIGDYKNVYACPDNGHYARSGIQGVAAYKILEGKIAMLHFKDMSKFDDLKAKTVPYGKGVLDLPALLAELDRQKYDGYFMIEYEDNFANNLAEVKECVEYLRSH, encoded by the coding sequence ATGAAGAGAGTATTGATATACATGATGGCTGCTCTGCTTATGTTCGGGTGCTGTCCGAGCAAGCAGGGGGAAACAAAACCGCAACGCAAAGTGGGCGTGGCAATGTTCACGTTCTACAAGCGCAATCTCGACGAGGTTATTCCGCTTCTCAAAGACATGGGGGTGGACGCAATCGGGCTTTCGAGCACCGCGCTTAGCGCAAAATTCCCGAAGGTCAAGACGGGGCCCGAGATGAATGCCGAGCAGAAGGCGTATCTGAAAAAGCTTCTTGCCGACAACGGCATAAAAATCGCAAGCTTCGGCGTGCGCACTCCCACGGAAGAGGCGAAAATCAAGGAAATGTGCGAATTCGCAAAAGAGTTCGACATTCCGCTGATTCTGACGGAATCCGTCGGCAGCACAATCGGGCTATGGGACAAATACTGCCAGCAGTACGGTCTGAAAATGGCTCTCCACAACCACGCTTCCGACATCGTAAAGCGCAACTCCTACTTCAACCCGAACATCACCCGCGCGGCAATCGGCGACTATAAAAACGTCTACGCATGCCCCGACAACGGGCACTACGCGCGTTCGGGCATTCAGGGCGTCGCGGCGTACAAGATTTTGGAGGGGAAAATCGCAATGCTCCACTTCAAGGACATGAGCAAGTTCGACGACCTCAAAGCGAAGACCGTTCCATACGGCAAGGGCGTTCTCGACCTGCCCGCGCTCTTGGCGGAACTCGACCGCCAGAAATACGACGGCTACTTCATGATTGAGTACGAGGACAATTTTGCGAACAACCTCGCGGAAGTCAAAGAGTGCGTGGAGTACTTGCGCTCGCACTAA
- a CDS encoding sugar phosphate isomerase/epimerase, whose product MKKIIALLAMATLLFGCASSEKTEQQPKHRNVAVQMYTFNKFTLEEAVNKVKDLGLDGVECYPKQRLSDKFPGVLTNQYMTEEQKAFMKKLFKDANLKLVSFGVAYANNEKEIEDLCKFVKEFGCDRVLTECPVGLFPVWEKVGKKYGVTMGIHNHNGPNKYWNPAYIFPLVKDYEFVKMNPDVGHMARAGINPIDALKTYEGKISSVHFKDLSEICAKNKPAVYGKGVLDTKGMLAELDRQGYKGFFIIEYETKFEDNLAEVKECLNYLRNH is encoded by the coding sequence ATGAAAAAAATTATCGCTTTACTCGCAATGGCGACGCTGCTTTTCGGCTGCGCGTCGTCCGAAAAAACCGAACAACAACCCAAACACCGCAACGTCGCGGTGCAGATGTACACTTTCAACAAGTTCACCTTGGAGGAAGCCGTCAATAAAGTCAAAGACTTGGGTCTCGACGGCGTCGAGTGCTACCCCAAGCAGCGCCTCAGCGACAAATTCCCCGGAGTGCTCACAAACCAGTACATGACCGAAGAGCAAAAGGCGTTCATGAAAAAGCTCTTCAAAGACGCGAACCTCAAACTCGTAAGCTTCGGCGTGGCGTACGCCAACAACGAAAAGGAAATCGAAGACCTCTGCAAATTCGTTAAGGAATTCGGTTGCGACCGCGTTTTAACCGAATGCCCCGTAGGGCTTTTCCCCGTTTGGGAAAAGGTCGGCAAAAAGTACGGCGTGACAATGGGCATCCACAACCACAACGGCCCGAACAAATATTGGAACCCCGCGTATATTTTCCCGCTCGTGAAAGACTATGAATTCGTCAAGATGAACCCCGACGTCGGGCACATGGCGCGCGCGGGCATAAACCCGATTGACGCCCTCAAAACCTACGAAGGTAAAATCTCGTCTGTCCACTTCAAGGATTTGTCCGAAATCTGCGCAAAGAACAAACCCGCCGTCTACGGCAAGGGCGTTCTCGACACAAAGGGCATGCTCGCCGAGCTCGACAGACAGGGATACAAGGGCTTCTTTATCATTGAGTACGAAACAAAGTTCGAAGACAACTTGGCGGAAGTCAAGGAGTGTCTGAACTATCTGCGCAACCATTAA
- a CDS encoding TIM barrel protein, translating to MMDRRQFAKTALAAAATATFAKGAFAAADPKSIASSTAPYKCKFSPNLGHCKASTQGLSEVDKIKFFYDCGFRGLEDNGMPNRKVEIQEAMAKQMSKLGMEMGVFVAHAEWKNASMTGNRLDLSKRVVDKKACRAYWKEKMEKAVEVGKRVNAKWCTVVPGLEDPMVEPEYQFANVVEHLKWCAEIVEKAGLIIVLEPLNIKNHPSLWLKRIPQAYALCKAVGSPNVKILDDLYHQQITEGNLIMNIDAAWDEIAYFQLGDVPGRKEPLTGEINFKNVFQHIWNKGYRGIIGMEHGQSDRTAAGDKKLLDAYRAVDVA from the coding sequence ATGATGGACAGAAGACAATTCGCAAAGACGGCACTCGCGGCGGCGGCAACGGCAACATTCGCAAAGGGGGCGTTCGCGGCGGCGGACCCGAAGTCGATAGCATCGTCGACCGCGCCCTACAAATGCAAATTCTCGCCGAACCTCGGGCACTGCAAGGCGTCCACACAGGGGCTTTCGGAAGTCGACAAAATCAAGTTCTTCTACGACTGCGGCTTCCGCGGGCTCGAAGACAACGGCATGCCCAACCGCAAGGTCGAAATTCAGGAGGCGATGGCGAAGCAGATGTCGAAGCTCGGCATGGAAATGGGCGTATTCGTCGCGCACGCCGAATGGAAAAACGCGTCGATGACGGGCAACAGGCTCGACCTTAGCAAACGCGTTGTAGACAAAAAGGCATGCCGCGCCTACTGGAAGGAAAAAATGGAAAAAGCTGTGGAAGTCGGCAAGCGCGTCAACGCGAAATGGTGCACGGTTGTCCCCGGACTCGAAGACCCGATGGTCGAACCCGAATACCAGTTTGCGAACGTCGTCGAACACCTCAAATGGTGCGCGGAAATCGTGGAAAAGGCGGGGCTGATTATCGTGCTTGAACCCCTCAACATCAAGAACCACCCCAGCCTCTGGCTCAAACGCATTCCGCAGGCGTACGCGCTCTGCAAGGCGGTCGGCAGCCCGAACGTCAAGATTCTCGACGACCTCTACCACCAGCAGATTACCGAGGGCAACCTCATCATGAACATCGACGCCGCGTGGGACGAAATTGCATACTTCCAGCTCGGCGACGTTCCGGGGCGCAAAGAACCGCTCACGGGCGAAATCAACTTCAAAAACGTATTCCAGCACATTTGGAACAAGGGCTACCGCGGAATCATCGGCATGGAACACGGACAGAGCGACAGAACCGCCGCGGGCGACAAGAAACTGCTCGACGCCTACCGCGCAGTGGACGTCGCATAG